The Pantoea nemavictus genome includes a region encoding these proteins:
- the bcsG gene encoding cellulose biosynthesis protein BcsG → MDNRLTWRGLGGWNFYFLIKFALLWYGYLNFHALSNLAFLAWLLLPLPGLRLHRLRQWISLPIGVALFWHDTWLPGLNSIMSQGSQLASFSPGYLLDLLNRFINWEMIGAGLVLLVLYLFIAQWIRVTVLVTLMLIWLNVLTIAGPAVNLLPSRAATPTVKLENAPAAKAPDGLDQSAPPTSANLTAWLNRFYESERQRATHFPEALPADSQPFDILVINICSLSWSDLQVTQLRDHPLWQHFDILLNNYNSATGYSGPAGIRLLRASCGQSSHSDLYKATDQRCYLFDNLAKLGFKQQLMMDHTGVFGNYLKELREEGNLQAPLMSQAGIAPEVTSFDGSPVFNDAQLMQRWLDDRSKSSDARSATFYNLIPLHDGTRELGSTRSADWQPRAKVLFDQLDAFLANLEKSGRRVMVLVVPEHGAALQGDKMQMSGLRDIPSPDITHVPVGIKFVGMKAAHQGQPLSVETPTSLMAISEIVSRVVDGQLFNAPNVNMSLLTDNLPQTPVVSENDNAVVMMYQGKPWIRLNGGDWVAYPQ, encoded by the coding sequence ATGGATAACAGATTGACGTGGCGCGGCCTTGGTGGCTGGAATTTTTACTTTCTGATCAAATTTGCCCTGCTGTGGTACGGCTATCTCAATTTCCACGCGCTGAGTAATCTGGCCTTTCTGGCATGGCTGCTGTTGCCGCTGCCGGGTTTGCGTCTGCATCGCCTGCGCCAGTGGATTTCGCTGCCGATTGGCGTGGCGCTCTTCTGGCACGATACCTGGCTGCCGGGACTCAATTCGATCATGAGTCAGGGAAGCCAGCTCGCCAGCTTTTCGCCAGGTTACCTGCTGGACCTGCTCAACCGCTTTATCAACTGGGAGATGATTGGCGCGGGCTTGGTACTGCTGGTGCTGTATCTGTTTATCGCGCAGTGGATTCGCGTCACCGTGCTGGTGACGCTGATGCTGATCTGGCTGAATGTGCTGACCATCGCCGGACCAGCAGTGAATTTACTGCCGAGCCGCGCGGCAACGCCCACCGTGAAGCTCGAAAATGCGCCAGCGGCGAAAGCGCCGGATGGCCTCGATCAATCCGCGCCGCCGACCAGCGCCAATTTAACCGCATGGCTGAACCGCTTTTACGAGAGTGAGCGCCAGCGTGCGACGCACTTCCCGGAAGCGCTACCTGCCGATTCGCAGCCGTTCGATATTCTGGTCATCAACATCTGCTCGCTGTCGTGGTCTGATTTGCAGGTGACGCAGCTACGCGATCATCCGCTGTGGCAGCACTTCGATATTCTGCTCAATAACTACAACTCGGCCACCGGCTACAGCGGCCCGGCGGGGATTCGTCTGCTGCGCGCCAGCTGCGGGCAAAGCTCGCACAGCGATCTGTATAAAGCCACCGATCAGCGCTGCTATCTGTTTGATAATCTGGCGAAGCTGGGCTTTAAGCAGCAGCTGATGATGGATCACACCGGCGTGTTTGGTAACTATCTCAAAGAGCTGCGCGAAGAGGGCAATCTGCAGGCGCCATTGATGTCGCAGGCGGGTATAGCGCCAGAAGTGACCTCGTTTGACGGCTCGCCGGTGTTTAATGATGCGCAGCTGATGCAGCGCTGGCTCGACGATCGCAGTAAGAGCAGCGATGCGCGCAGCGCGACGTTCTATAACCTGATTCCGCTGCACGATGGCACGCGCGAACTGGGCAGCACGCGCAGCGCCGACTGGCAGCCGCGTGCCAAAGTGCTGTTCGACCAGCTCGATGCCTTCCTGGCTAATCTGGAGAAGTCCGGCCGTCGCGTGATGGTGCTGGTGGTGCCGGAACACGGCGCGGCGCTGCAGGGCGACAAAATGCAGATGTCGGGATTGCGTGATATCCCCAGCCCGGATATCACCCATGTGCCGGTTGGCATTAAGTTTGTCGGCATGAAGGCAGCGCATCAAGGCCAGCCACTCAGCGTTGAGACGCCAACCAGCCTGATGGCGATCTCTGAAATCGTGTCGCGCGTGGTGGATGGCCAGCTATTTAACGCGCCGAACGTCAATATGTCGCTGCTGACCGATAATCTGCCGCAGACGCCGGTGGTGTCGGAGAACGATAATGCGGTGGTGATGATGTATCAGGGCAAGCCGTGGATCCGCCTGAACGGCGGCGATTGGGTGGCGTATCCGCAGTAG
- the hmsP gene encoding biofilm formation regulator HmsP translates to MRVSRSLTIKQMATVSAVAMVTICIFIVIQLFHFVQQRRIDYAQQMENVAHTVRQPLSDAVLKADIPQAERILNTLKPAGILSRADVVLPNAFQALHADFAPEKPVPRWVARLFELPVQITLPLYSVERSGLPKPIAYLVLQADSSRVYQFLLSTLSTMITTYLLLALILSISISWCINRLIVHPLRDISRDLQELPPQAILTHKMTLPHNHRDDEIGMLIRSYNRNQQVLESIHDEMSRMTTHFAVTDLPNRALFLALLEQHMSHQRNRQAWGLMVIRIETLQEANGVLSDEQRDTLMLTLVEKIRSTVDDHVLLAQTGPSDFALLMKRAHNPFRAMRLARNLMIRINQPVNLQQLQLRPNASIGLALHEENSISASEQLDRATSAMMSARHQGKNQILFFDPALTERAQKRLTQEHDILQGLQEDQFSLYLQPQINMETGELAGAEALLRMRMPDGSYGLSEEFIASAEEIGVISAIGRWVFEEACRILAGWQKQGINIPLSVNISAVQLRDASMVSHLQGLLERHRIAPGNFVLEITETAQIGDAEQAIALLRSLQQTGVAVALDDFGMGYSNLNYLHQFKALPVNKLKMDRSFVAALPDDDTMVRIVAAIADIIHLDVIAEGVETAEQRDWLLARGITIGQGYLYAEALPLNVFNQRWLQTPQLPE, encoded by the coding sequence TTGCGCGTCAGTCGTTCTCTAACGATAAAGCAGATGGCGACGGTTTCCGCCGTGGCGATGGTGACCATCTGCATTTTTATTGTCATCCAGCTCTTTCACTTTGTGCAGCAGCGCAGGATTGACTACGCCCAACAAATGGAAAATGTGGCGCATACCGTGCGTCAGCCGCTCTCAGATGCCGTGTTGAAAGCCGATATTCCCCAGGCCGAGCGCATTCTTAATACTTTGAAACCCGCCGGTATTTTATCGCGCGCTGATGTGGTGCTGCCGAACGCGTTCCAGGCGCTGCACGCCGATTTCGCGCCGGAAAAACCGGTGCCGCGCTGGGTGGCGCGCCTGTTTGAGCTGCCGGTGCAAATCACGCTGCCGCTCTATTCGGTTGAGCGCTCTGGCTTGCCAAAGCCGATTGCGTATCTGGTGCTGCAGGCCGATTCGTCGCGCGTCTATCAGTTCCTGCTCAGCACGTTATCCACCATGATCACCACCTATCTGCTGCTGGCGCTGATCCTTTCGATCTCCATCAGCTGGTGCATCAACCGCTTGATTGTGCATCCGCTGCGCGATATCTCGCGTGATTTGCAGGAGCTGCCGCCGCAGGCGATTTTGACGCACAAAATGACGCTGCCGCATAACCATCGCGATGATGAAATCGGCATGCTGATTCGCAGCTACAATCGCAATCAGCAGGTGCTGGAGTCGATTCACGACGAAATGAGCCGTATGACTACCCATTTCGCCGTGACGGATCTGCCTAATCGCGCGCTGTTCCTTGCGCTGCTCGAACAACACATGAGCCATCAACGTAACCGCCAGGCGTGGGGACTGATGGTGATTCGTATCGAGACGCTGCAGGAAGCCAACGGCGTTTTGAGCGATGAGCAGCGCGATACGCTGATGTTGACGCTAGTGGAGAAGATTCGCAGCACCGTGGACGATCACGTGCTGCTGGCGCAAACCGGGCCGAGCGACTTCGCCTTGCTGATGAAGCGCGCGCACAATCCGTTCCGCGCCATGCGCCTGGCGCGCAATCTGATGATTCGCATCAATCAGCCGGTGAACCTGCAACAGCTGCAGCTGCGGCCTAATGCCAGCATTGGTCTGGCGCTGCACGAAGAGAACAGCATTTCGGCCAGCGAGCAGCTGGATCGCGCTACATCGGCGATGATGTCGGCGCGCCATCAAGGCAAAAACCAGATTCTGTTCTTCGACCCGGCACTCACCGAGCGCGCGCAAAAGCGCTTAACGCAGGAACATGACATTCTGCAAGGTTTGCAGGAGGATCAGTTCTCCCTCTATCTGCAGCCGCAAATCAATATGGAAACCGGTGAATTGGCCGGTGCCGAAGCGCTGCTGCGCATGCGCATGCCGGATGGCAGCTATGGCTTATCGGAAGAGTTTATTGCCAGCGCTGAAGAGATTGGCGTGATTTCGGCGATTGGTCGCTGGGTGTTTGAAGAGGCCTGCCGCATTCTTGCCGGCTGGCAGAAGCAGGGCATTAACATCCCGCTCAGCGTTAACATCTCGGCGGTGCAGCTGCGCGATGCCAGCATGGTGAGTCATTTGCAGGGCTTACTGGAGCGCCATCGCATTGCGCCGGGCAACTTCGTGCTGGAAATTACCGAAACCGCACAGATTGGTGATGCCGAACAGGCGATTGCGCTGCTGCGCTCACTGCAACAAACCGGCGTGGCCGTCGCGCTTGATGATTTCGGCATGGGTTACTCCAATCTTAACTACCTGCATCAGTTTAAAGCGCTGCCGGTGAACAAGCTGAAAATGGATCGCAGCTTCGTCGCGGCACTGCCCGATGATGACACCATGGTACGCATCGTGGCGGCGATTGCCGACATCATTCACCTTGATGTGATCGCTGAAGGTGTGGAAACCGCCGAACAGCGTGACTGGCTGCTGGCGCGCGGAATTACTATAGGGCAGGGCTACTTATATGCTGAAGCGCTGCCGCTCAACGTCTTTAATCAACGCTGGCTCCAGACCCCGCAACTCCCTGAATAA